A single window of Methylocella tundrae DNA harbors:
- a CDS encoding circularly permuted type 2 ATP-grasp protein produces the protein MNISDALPTSKESTASERLAALIADYKPLPGIPDEFIGPDGRPRDYWLRYLNSLTDLGADDIGRRFATADRHIHDSGVSYRSYGDTRERTWPLSHLPLLIEANEWREIAAGIEQRAELMERIVADIYGEGALIAAGDLPAAAVTGSADFLHPLHGVTPPGGRFLHFYAADLGRGPDGRWWVLGDRAQAPSGAGYALANRLVLSRAFPALYRDMNVERLAPFFQAFRYGLTSLAERSDPRICLWTPGPLNETYFEQAYLARYLGFILVEGGDLTVRDGKVHVRTIAGLKRADVIWRRIDGDFADPLELNSQSRLGVAGLVEAVREGGVMLANALGSGVLEAPVMMSFMPKLCRKLLGEELRLPNIATWWCGQQKERASVIADLDDLAIGGAFGNPVLRFPQNQPVIAGLLNADEKARLIDAIGERGIDYVGQEVVNLSTTPVWNDDRLTPRPFVLRVYAARTENGWTIMPGGFCRISDRADARAVSMGGGVQSADVWVLADKPVEMITLLPSNETARIRRLMGNLPSRAADNLFWLGRYLERVEATLRLIRCLAGRMINTDAETGTTAWTVSKVIALLVAWHAAPKSAASNPLALCAVALHSEESYGSALSLVRDARRAASVIRERLSADTWRLIGELDQMLGVDQKPLLSEAEAYDRADLALRAIAALSGLAQENMNRGAGWRLFDIGRRVERAINSCRFARQFAGPTAPSDDLEVLLDLADSQITYRSRYLMGVGLSTVRDMVMLDPFNPRSVAFQLERLDDHLQNLPVLSDDGMPEKPRRQIVKLVAEVTTAVAAELDTDKILSFEKRLLDLAEAIAARYFLQGPHSARADRWSGLA, from the coding sequence ATGAACATCAGCGACGCGCTCCCGACCAGTAAGGAATCGACCGCCTCGGAGCGGCTGGCCGCGCTCATCGCGGATTACAAGCCGCTGCCCGGCATCCCTGACGAGTTCATCGGCCCCGATGGCCGCCCGCGCGATTATTGGCTGCGCTATCTCAATTCGTTGACGGATCTTGGCGCGGACGACATCGGCCGCCGCTTCGCGACGGCGGATCGGCATATTCACGATTCCGGCGTCTCCTATCGCAGCTATGGCGATACGCGCGAGCGCACCTGGCCTCTCTCGCATTTGCCCCTGCTGATCGAAGCGAATGAGTGGCGCGAAATCGCGGCGGGAATCGAACAGCGCGCCGAACTGATGGAGCGCATCGTCGCCGATATCTATGGCGAAGGCGCTCTGATCGCCGCCGGCGATCTTCCCGCTGCGGCTGTCACAGGCTCCGCCGATTTCCTGCATCCGCTGCATGGCGTGACGCCGCCCGGCGGGCGTTTTCTGCATTTCTACGCAGCCGACCTCGGGCGCGGTCCCGACGGGCGCTGGTGGGTGCTCGGCGATCGCGCCCAGGCGCCCTCGGGCGCCGGCTACGCGCTCGCCAACCGGCTCGTGCTGTCGCGCGCCTTCCCGGCGCTCTACCGCGACATGAACGTCGAGCGCCTCGCGCCCTTCTTCCAGGCGTTCCGCTACGGGCTGACCTCGCTCGCCGAGCGATCCGATCCCCGCATCTGCCTCTGGACACCCGGCCCTCTGAACGAAACCTATTTCGAGCAGGCCTATCTTGCGCGCTATCTCGGCTTCATTCTGGTCGAGGGCGGCGACCTCACCGTGCGTGACGGCAAAGTCCACGTGCGCACCATCGCCGGACTGAAACGCGCCGACGTCATCTGGCGCCGCATCGACGGCGATTTCGCCGATCCGCTTGAACTCAACAGCCAATCGCGTCTTGGCGTCGCGGGCCTTGTCGAGGCCGTGCGCGAGGGCGGGGTCATGCTCGCCAATGCGCTTGGCTCCGGCGTGCTCGAGGCGCCCGTGATGATGAGCTTCATGCCGAAGCTCTGCCGCAAACTTCTTGGCGAGGAGTTGCGCCTGCCGAACATCGCAACCTGGTGGTGCGGTCAGCAGAAGGAGCGCGCATCGGTCATCGCGGATCTCGACGATCTGGCGATTGGCGGCGCCTTCGGCAATCCGGTTCTACGCTTTCCGCAGAACCAGCCGGTCATCGCCGGGCTTCTCAACGCGGATGAAAAGGCGCGGCTGATCGACGCCATTGGCGAGAGGGGGATCGACTATGTCGGGCAGGAGGTCGTTAATCTGTCGACGACGCCGGTCTGGAACGACGACCGGCTGACGCCGCGCCCCTTCGTCCTGCGCGTCTATGCGGCGCGGACGGAGAATGGCTGGACCATCATGCCGGGCGGCTTCTGCCGCATCTCCGATCGCGCCGATGCGCGCGCCGTGTCGATGGGGGGAGGGGTCCAGTCGGCGGACGTCTGGGTGCTCGCCGACAAGCCCGTCGAAATGATTACCCTGCTGCCGAGCAACGAGACGGCGCGGATCCGCCGCCTGATGGGCAATCTGCCGAGCCGCGCCGCGGATAATCTGTTCTGGCTCGGGCGTTATCTCGAAAGGGTCGAGGCGACTTTGCGTCTGATCCGCTGTCTTGCCGGCCGGATGATCAATACCGACGCCGAAACAGGGACGACGGCATGGACTGTCTCGAAGGTGATCGCCCTCCTCGTCGCCTGGCACGCGGCGCCGAAATCGGCGGCCTCTAATCCGTTGGCGCTCTGTGCTGTAGCCCTGCACAGCGAGGAGAGCTACGGCTCGGCGCTTTCGCTTGTGCGCGATGCGCGCCGCGCCGCCTCGGTCATAAGGGAACGGCTCTCGGCCGATACCTGGCGGTTGATCGGCGAGCTTGACCAGATGCTCGGCGTCGATCAGAAGCCGCTTTTGAGCGAGGCCGAGGCCTATGACCGGGCTGATCTCGCGCTGCGCGCCATCGCGGCGCTTTCGGGGCTTGCGCAGGAAAATATGAATCGTGGCGCTGGCTGGCGTCTCTTCGACATCGGCCGGCGCGTGGAGCGCGCCATCAACTCCTGCCGCTTCGCGCGCCAGTTCGCCGGCCCCACCGCTCCTTCGGACGATCTCGAAGTCCTGCTCGACCTCGCCGATTCCCAGATCACCTATCGGTCGCGCTATCTGATGGGCGTCGGCCTTTCGACGGTTCGCGACATGGTCATGCTCGACCCATTTAATCCGCGCTCCGTCGCGTTTCAGCTGGAGCGGCTGGACGACCATCTGCAAAATCTGCCCGTGCTCAGCGACGATGGAATGCCCGAGAAGCCGCGCCGTCAGATCGTCAAGCTCGTCGCCGAAGTCACGACAGCCGTCGCGGCGGAGCTCGACACCGACAAGATCCTGAGCTTCGAAAAACGCCTGCTCGATCTGGCCGAAGCGATCGCCGCACGCTATTTCCTGCAGGGTCCGCATAGTGCGCGGGCGGACCGTTGGAGCGGCCTTGCGTGA